TGAACTCAACTTTAAATTTTGCATTGTCACTTTTCACTTTGATTTTTCAACTTTTCATTCTCATCACCCTCTATGCTCTAGGATTTACATTCTACGTTTCCTACTTCCCCTCTGCCTTCAATTTCTTATCCGTGTCTCCAGGGTTAAACATCTTGTAATAAAGTTCAATAAGCTCCTCTGTTCCCAATGGAATCGCGCGAACACCCGTGCGGATAAGCCCTTGCTTCACCACATTCGCTCTTTGTTCGAGTTGTGAACGCGCTTCTTCGAAGTGGGCTATGTCATTTTCATTTTTTGTTCTCGTTGCGTCTTTATTTTTTTTCCCGCTAAAAAGTGAACCCAACATTCCACCCGAAGATGGATCGGATGCGATTGCTGCGGACGAATAAGGCACAACCACAAAAAACGTTTTGGTCATAATATTGGTTGATTCGGTAAATGCGCGAATGAATGCGATGTATTCTTCAATCTGGATACGCATAAGATCACTCAATTGATCTTTGAGGCGCGCTTCCAGTGTCGCCAGGTATGGCCGTATGTCGAGACGGCGAGATTGTATGAAAATTTGCGTGGAAAAATCAAGAGAGTTAAGAAAATTTTGAAACTGAAGCAAGATTGCCATTTGTTCATCCTCGGACTTCAATGCGAAATTGAGCGAAGACACCATTAATACCATTCGCATAGCGCCATCCTTAAGGATAACAACACCATCGCGGACTTCTTTGATGGGAACAAGATCTTGTGCTGGTTTTGATTTGACGGCCATTTTAATTTAGCTTCTTAGCTTCAATAGCTTCGCGAGCTTCTTGTAAGGGTTGGATTAATAAATCTTTTTATGGTGCAATTTTATACAGGGCACGGTCTTTCTGGTTCATTATAATATAGTTTCTCCTCAATTTGAAAGCTACTTGAAGCTATTGAAGCTTGGGAAGCTACTGAAGCTCTTAAATCGTCTCATCACGTTCTACATATCACGTCTTCCTGTTGTTGGCAGTTCGTGCTCGGTCACCGGCTCTTCTTTGTTTCCCGCAACATCAACGTTCCACGACAAGTTTTTAAGTTTTCCTTCGGTCACGGTAGGTATAGGCATTGAAAAACTAGAACTTTGCTGTACGGGAGGTTGTCCCGGGGTTATATTGGGGGGAACCTTTTTCCATGTGTAGAGGCGGGGGTGCATAAAATAACGCACTCCCGATTGAAGTATCTCAATGAACGGCTTGCCGAATTTTTCACGTGGATAAAACGCAAGCGCAAGCGCAAATCCGACAACAATGGCAATTAAGGGCAACGAAATATACAGAGGCATTTTTCTAAAGAGGATATAGGAAATCCCTCCTGCGCCGGCAAGATAGACGAATTGCTTGAGGGAGAGCGGACCCACAAGCTTGTCTTCCACTTCTATATATTGAGGTACTTGGAATTGCACGTTAGTCTTGTAACTTATAACTTGTAACCTGTAACATACCAGTATTTTAGCACACTTATTTAAGCTTTGAGAGTATTCCCCACAGCATGGCGCCGATTTCTTCAGCCAATGCTAAAAGCTCGTCATACTCTTTTTTATTTATATAACCGCGTTTAAAAGAGAAATAGATCAGATACTTGCTCTCCTTGAGAGAACCATATGATATTTCTAGGAAATTTTTTAAAACCGCAGGTCTCTGTCGAGCATACCCCTCAATGTAATTTAGAGCTACAGACAATGCAGACCTTCTTAATTGTGAGGTTACTCCAAAAATTTCTTCTTTCGGAAATGATTGCGTGCAGTCATACACTCTATGAGCATACCTATCTACAAGCACCCTCAATTCTTTATGAAAATTCCCGCCATTTTCTTTCATCAAGTTACAGGTTTTAGGTTGTGTGTTACAGGGTTGTTACTTCGCCGGCTCCCGATATGGGTCAACCCCCGAAGGACGAGGAGGTGTTGGTGGGACAGGAGCAGAAGACGGTTTTTGTGGAACCAGTGTTTCTTCTCGTGGCATCTTGAAGACCCCTTGGAGCTTTTGTTCAAAAATATTTTGCGGGGCCTTCGGTGTTTCCGGGGGTTTGGGCGCTTCGGGAGCACTTGTACCACCGGGCACAATCATTTGGGGAAATTGAGGAGAAGGTGACATGGGTGGTGTGGGAGCTTGCGGTGGTGTTGGTATTGAAGCTACCGAAGCTTCTGAAGCTAATGAAGCTTGCGGTGAAGCCCCTTCGTCTATTATGTTGTGAACTATTTTGAGTGACTCTTTAACAGGCTGGAAAATTTCCTCATTCACTTTTTCCGCAATTGCGCGCGCTTTTTCTTGATCAACATCTATTTTTGTCACAATATTGCGAATGAAATCCTTAGGGTGGGAAGTTCCCATAAGAACTGATACCACTTCATCCTCCACATCAAGTGCTTGTTCTGGGGTGATACCAGTGTCGCGGCCAATAAGTTGTACATCTATACCAACATCATCAGACAAAAGTAACTGTTGTATATTTTGGGGTAGCTTTTTAAATTTTTCTTTTGTGTATTCCATAAAATACTAAGTTTCTTTGGGTTTTTCTGTTTCTTTAACTATCGTCTCTGCTTTCTCTGGTTCCCCTGCCCCCGCTTTTACTTCTTCTTTAGCTGCTTCTTTAATTTTATCCAGCAATTCCTGTTCCGGTGTTTTACCTTTCTTTATCTTTTTCGCCGCCTCCCTATTAGAAAGACCCCATAACCGATCACCTCTTTTTTCAAGCTTCTCTGTGTATATATCTTTTGCAGTTTTATCAACAAATTTTTTCTCACCCGTCTTTTTATCAACAATCTCTTTTTGTTGATATTGAACATTACCCTGTGTATCTCTTTTAATCCTCGTTTCTCCCGAAGGCCCTTGTTCATACTCAAACATTTTTGTGTCGCTCAAACGTTTTGCAAGATCTTCTTTACGTTTTACTTTTTCGCTCAAGTGTTTATCATATCCGCCCTTGCCGCCCGCTTTCCCAAATCCCGCTCTGTCCATACCGGGAATTCCACGGATGTCCATGGTGCCGGATGATGTTGCGCGAAGTCCTCTGTCGGCGACTTCTCCTACGACACCTGTGCGTGCCGCAAAGCGCTTAAACCTATCCGAATCGGCAAGCGCTCGGGCACCGCCTCCGATTAGGCGCCGTCCCGCAAGCGCTGTGGTGCCGATCGCCGCACCAAATACTGCCGTCCCCGCCTTTGTCGCCCACTGTCCCGCCGATCCAGAAAGCGACTTTGTTTTACTAAGGGCAATCATAAGTGCGACAACAACAATCGCAGCCTTGAGTGCTACTGTGGTAAATAAGTCGGTAAAAGAAGTGCCTGCGGTAGCTTGCGCGCCGCTAAATTTTATGATTTCACCCAAGCCTGATAAGAGTTGAACGATTATGTACAAAAAGAAAAGAAAAACGGGCGCCACCATGGCTTGGCTTAAGAGTTGGTTCCACCACGAGCTTGTGAAGCTCCCTCCTTTTGGAAGGGCGTATGAAATAAATGCAAGCGGAGAAGCGATAATAAGGAATATAAATGCTATCACGCGACCAACGAGGAGAAACCCTGCGTAAAAAAGAACATACGCAATCATAACGTTTATGATTGCCGCAACAAAAAACAAAAATATCAGCGCGGCATTTGAAGAGTTTGTCGACGTCTTCCATTTTTCGAAAGCCGTAGGGGAGAGAAGTGCTTGCGGATTAATGGAACCCATAATTCTCTCTGATATACGTTTCTCTGGAACTCCCTGTATGTGGCCGCCTACTGACGACTTTGACCCCGCTCGATTATAAAATTCCATAGCGATCACATTTGACGCATCAATAACGACTCGGGTGAAGAAAAAACTGAAATTTACTAGAAGCGCCACAATAATTACATTCGCGACCGCTTGTTTCAGTTGCACGCCTCCAATTTGAAGTATGGTTCCAAGGGCAATCCAGAGAAGTATAAGAATGAACAAAAGATTCACGAGATTTCTTATGGTTGCCCAAGAATTTGCCACAAAGTCCTGATTAAGAAGAAGCGGGCTTACTGAAAGCGCAAGGAATGAATCAAATATCCCGCCCGACAATGTGAGGATAAGGCCGCTTGGAGCATAAAAAATGTAATACGCCAGTATTGCAAAACAATCGTCAAAATTGATTCCTGACCACTCAACACACTCCAAACCAAATGCATCTGTTGGGTTTTCTGAAAGCGGTGTCGCTGGCCTTGTGGTCACTAAATCTTGCGAGGGTTCATAACCATCAAGAACGTCTGCGTGCACAACTTGTGTACCAAGTGTCCACCCCTCCTGAATCGCAAAAGATATCGGTGTGCTCCACAGAGTGCCAATCATTACGAGGGTTATAGTAAAATTTTTCAACATGTCATCATTTAAGTTGGGCAAACATTCCTGATACAAGCTGATTAAAAACTGCGCTAACAAGTTCATCAAACTCATCGGCAAGTTCGTATTGCCTCAAATCAGTACCAACCGCAGTGCCCAATCGCGCCGAAATCATTGACCCTGGTGTGGTGGTCTTTCCGTTTTTATCCGTGAAACTCAAGAACCCGCTTGCCCACGAAAGGCGTTGTTCCTCCTGCTTTGTTTGTTCTTCTATAGCCGCCTCCATCGCATTACTTGTATCTATATAAAGACTAAATGGGTTATTGCTACCATAGAGCGATTGTTCGTATGTATACCACCCCCCCTCATCGAAATCATCAAAAAATTTTTTCCCATCAATTCCTAACTCGTCTAAGGTACACCGTGCCTCTGCTTTATATTTATCAACGATACCGGGGCGTGTTCGAAATTGTGCGTCGAAATTATCAAAAAACGTACAGATGTCTGCTCCTACAAGTGCTGATAAAAACTCCGTGCCTACCACGTTTTTCATATCCTCAAGATAAACTTTTAGGTCGTCCACAAAAACAGGTTTTCCGTTAAATCCGCTATTTACCCATTTGGTCATATTACCTATCAGTGTGCTCAAAATACCCTTGGTAATTGTGAGCATAATAGAATCCCAGCCACCCACTGTTTCTTTGTCACAGAGTGACGTTGATGCAGAGTCTGTCACGGGAACCTTCATAAGAGATGATAGAGAGGGTACTTCACAGGCGGGGTTGAGTGCGTAAGCTTTGTTGGGTGTGGAAAATGGAATGATCGGCGAGAAAAGAAATACGAGCATTAAAACCGATGATAATACGCGGTGTCCGAATTTATTTTTAAACAGTGATTTCATGAAAGCCTAATTAAATTATTGAGACCGCTCAAACATTGAAGTGAAAAGATAGCCGTTTTCTCCCTTTTTAAAAATTACACCATTACTATTGAATACCGAGCCCGTATATTTCATGTAGTTTTCAATGGATACCAAACTTTTTTGGTATTGGGAAACTCCCGAGAGTCCGAGTACGGGATTAACCAAGGTGTTGCTCATGGCGCCAACCGCAGATGCAACTGTTCCAAACTCGTTTATAAACCCCAAATGAGTGGAAGCAAGCGCGGGGGGAGTGTTTACTAAAAGAAGTTTTTTAATCATTGCAATATATTCTTTTTCAAATTGAGCAAGTTTTTCAATAGTCCCTGTGTTACTGCCGGAAAGCGCTTGTGAAAGAATATAGAGCTCGCTTTCTTTTGAGGAACGTCCTATGAATATCGTCCCCATGGTTTCTCCATATACTCTCATTGAAGAACTTGAGTCATCGCTGATTGACACATTGGTAGCACGGTAGGTTTTTGCGGGAGGAATTCCTTTTGACATAATTCCGCCCGCCATGGTTTTAGCAAGACTCTCGAGCGATTGACTGCCAGTGTTTCCCGTTCCCTTGAGTTCAAAATAGTTTCCCAAAAGTTCTCGCATGAACACGTCAGTTTCGTTGAGTGATTGGGGGTCGTATGTTGAGGGGGAATTTTCGCTTGGTTTGACGATGTTTTTTTCCAGCACATCGTTTGGGCCTTTTTTGGTCGGGTTTCTACCAAGCTTCACTTCCTCGCTGTCCAGTGTTCCATCGCTGTCCGTATCAGAATTTTGAGAATCTGTTTTCCAGAGCGCTTCTTCCCAATCAGGGAGACCATCGTTATCAGAATCTTGCTGGGAGATGGATTCGGCTAATTTTTTTGCTGTATCCTGCGCCGTGTTTTCTCGCTCGAACACCAACGTTTCTTTTTTGTTCTCCACCCAACGACTCCACAAAAACATTCCGCCCGCTATCACCGCGATAGCAAGTATGATCGCAACCATTTTTTTACTCGGCAGATATTTCAAGATTTTCTTGGTTAATTATATCAAAACCCTTATGTATTTAGTATAACATAACAAATTGTACTGTGGATAAACAATGGGGTATAAATACTCTTTTGTAGTATTCTTGTAATATATGATTTTACATCAGCAAAAATTGTCTGTGGTGATGGTGCTCGCCACGGCGTTTCTTCTTACCAACACCGCGTTTGCGCAAGGCACTAATTTAGTTTCAGTCACCGAAATTTTTTCAACAAACTTGAGAGTTGGTGATCGCGGAGAAGATGTACAAACCCTCCAAAAAGTTCTTAACAGTTTGCCGGAAACCAAACTCGGAGATACTGGTCCTGGAGCTCCAGGGGAAGAAACAACCTATTTTGGCGAACTTACCAAGGGCGCGGTAGTGAAATTCCAAGAAAAGTATGCCCAGGAAATCCTTTTTCCCATTCAACTAGTACAAGGGACGGGGTTTGTTGGCCCAATGACACGCGAAAAGCTCAATGAAGCGGCGGTAAGTGCCGGAATTACAGCAAATATGCAAGGAACGTCAGGTAGTGGGACTTTGTCGGGCGGGGCAACAGGGATAACGGGGTCATCGCAGGGGTCAACCGGTCAAACTACCGCCATTAAGCCAAAAATAACATCTCTTTCACCAACCAGTGGAATCAATGGGACTGAGATTACCATAAGGGGTGAGGGGTTTACGTCAACGGGGAATACCATCAGAACAACCTTTGGTTTATTTGAGAACATACCCTCGGGCGATAGAAAAACAATTAATTTTAAATTTTTTTCAGATGTGGTGGAAAAACAATTAGGAGTTGAAGAGATGAAACAAAATGGAATAACAGCAACTGATATCCTTGAAGAACTTGTTGCACCACTTCCTACTGCATCCACAACGGTTCCTGTTATTGTTGGTGTTGCAAACAAAAACGGAGGAAGTAATTTTGTCCAATTTGATCTTGATATGGACATCACACATTATCTTGCAACATCAACGGTTTCAACAAACACAAACGGTCACCCCCTGCTTTTACAGAGGGTTGCGTCTTTTTTGTCTAATTTTACTATTGCAAAAATCGCCGAAGCAAAGAAGAAGGGGCCATCCCCAGCAGAAATTGCAAAAAAGTTGGCAGATAGTCAATGGAACCAACTTACAGGAAGCACCGGGGGTGGAGGAAGTGTTGGTGGCGCAGGCCCAGCTTTTGGAGGAAATGTTATTATGGTCATACCATGTCCATGTAGTGCTGGGGTTGCGTTTACCATACGGCCAGTTGCTGGTTCTCCAGGACCATATTTTGCACCATATTTTTCATGGAAAGCAAATTACGCAATCTTTCCAGGTAATTGGGTGCTAGGGTCTGCCCCCCTCCCAGGAGCATGTCTAACTGTTGCGTTTTGTTATCCCTACAGCGCGCCGCTTATTCCACCGACACCAGGCGTAGGGACATCATTGGGTATGTAAATAATTGATTCTGGATGCATTATTTAAGAACGAGTCATAAGTGCTTCACCTAAACAAAACCACTGATTAAGCGAGAGATTTTCTGCCCGTACCGTTGACGCAATATCACATTTCTCAAAACCCTCCCCAAGTTTTTTAGGTTCGTAAAAATTTTTTAAGTTTCCCCAAAGCATCTTTCGCTTGTGCGCGAATCCTCGCTTCATGAGCTCAAAAAATGCATTCTCATCTTGCTCACCCGCAAAATTATTTTTTGAAATGTTTTCTATGAGAAGTACCGCGGAATCGACATTTGGTTCCGGAGAAAAATATCGTGCGGGAACTTTTTGTATATAACGGGGTGTTCCGTATGCTTTTACGCTCATCGAAAGAATACTTTCTTTACCCTGAGCGGCTTGTGGTGATTTATCCTGAGTTTTATCGAAGGAGCCTAGTCGAACCGGGTCGAAGGGTTTGCCATCCCTTGCCCCGCTATGGCGGGGGCGTGCCACAATTCTGTCCGCGACCTCTTTTTGCACCATCAAGACCATTCGTTGCGGTTGCAGATCTCCCGAAAGAAATGTTCGCAAGATTTCTCCGGTGATGTAGTAAGGGATGTTAGCGACAAGTTTATAGGTATTAGTTTTTAGTTTGTAGTTAGTGGGATTAAGAGTAAGAATGTCGCCGTGCACGAGTTCTAATTTTCCATTTCTGATTTCTTGCGCAAATTTATCTTTCAAATATGAAATCATTCGCACATCTTTTTCCACCGCGATTACCTTCCCCGCTTTTTGTAAAAGACCCTCGGTAAGGAATCCTTTCCCGGGGCCGATCTCAAGCACGACATCGTCCGGAGCAATCTGTGCAGCCGCGACAATATCTCGCGCAACTCCGCGCGACGTTAAAAAATTTTGACCGAGTGATTTTTTTGCTCGCATAAAATATATAAATTTAGTTAAGTTTATCACACACCTCCAGTAACACATATCCAATGCCTAGGCACTTGATATGTGTCAGTGGTTTATTTTTTATAACAA
The sequence above is drawn from the bacterium genome and encodes:
- a CDS encoding rRNA adenine dimethyltransferase family protein; protein product: MRAKKSLGQNFLTSRGVARDIVAAAQIAPDDVVLEIGPGKGFLTEGLLQKAGKVIAVEKDVRMISYLKDKFAQEIRNGKLELVHGDILTLNPTNYKLKTNTYKLVANIPYYITGEILRTFLSGDLQPQRMVLMVQKEVADRIVARPRHSGARDGKPFDPVRLGSFDKTQDKSPQAAQGKESILSMSVKAYGTPRYIQKVPARYFSPEPNVDSAVLLIENISKNNFAGEQDENAFFELMKRGFAHKRKMLWGNLKNFYEPKKLGEGFEKCDIASTVRAENLSLNQWFCLGEALMTRS
- a CDS encoding PrgI family protein; its protein translation is MQFQVPQYIEVEDKLVGPLSLKQFVYLAGAGGISYILFRKMPLYISLPLIAIVVGFALALAFYPREKFGKPFIEILQSGVRYFMHPRLYTWKKVPPNITPGQPPVQQSSSFSMPIPTVTEGKLKNLSWNVDVAGNKEEPVTEHELPTTGRRDM
- a CDS encoding four helix bundle protein; translated protein: MKENGGNFHKELRVLVDRYAHRVYDCTQSFPKEEIFGVTSQLRRSALSVALNYIEGYARQRPAVLKNFLEISYGSLKESKYLIYFSFKRGYINKKEYDELLALAEEIGAMLWGILSKLK